The proteins below come from a single Gemmatimonadota bacterium genomic window:
- a CDS encoding ATP-binding cassette domain-containing protein, with amino-acid sequence MSRVDFDVRAGEVHALVGENGAGKSTLGKLLTGALQGDEGEIAVHGVVQRFPSPREALAAGIAIIPQELQLVSSLDVAENISLGRESGDGFVDRISARTIARRHLDAVGAPHIAADTLVRDLSPGDRQLVAIARALAWEARCLIMDEPTASLGAGEEARLEQVVRTLVAGGTGVVYVSHKLDEVLRLADRVTVMRDGQRVVTREARGLSAHDLVRLMVGRDLPPSDLPRVPATAREVLRIEGLSVERAAAGGEGSGGARLQDVSLRLRAGEVVGLAGLVGAGRTDLLLSLVGAHGGEVRGRLWLDGREYAPRTPTHARDEGLVLLPEERKSAGIFPQLRVDHNITMSSLERVSRWGWIDRAHETGEAAGLMKRTGVRAASASVAISTLSGGNQQKALLARCLFSSPKVLLLDEPTRGIDLAARSDVYRELHALAAEGFGVLLASSDMSEVLTQCHRILVFRAGRIVAEFDREHATEELVLAAAAGAGSPGEHASDATIAAKGASPPTANDTYSSGGSGPPPAMSARASQLLARYRGALGLIAVLILSIVFSPTRGGRPVFLDIGNLTDILRQVAEKGILAVGMTAVVIAGGIDLSVGSILAFGATLSAWLLMKQGLGLLPTAIIVLGAGALWGWVNGIVVARWKLPAFIATLATMSAARGAARYLSGGTAIPLGFGDGGAPESVRALAAPLLPYVPAPALVFGIAVVLLHLFLARTRGGRYLYAIGDNVAAARLSGVRVSWHTTSVYVISGLLAGMAGLVHCAQLEQGNPNDGVAYELDAIAAVVIGGTSLSGGTGSVAGTLIGILTIGVINNSMGLNNVDANLQLILKGVIILAAVWLQRRRAT; translated from the coding sequence GTGTCGCGCGTCGACTTCGACGTGCGCGCCGGTGAGGTACACGCCCTCGTCGGCGAGAACGGCGCCGGCAAGTCGACGCTTGGCAAGCTGCTTACCGGGGCGCTGCAGGGTGACGAGGGAGAGATCGCGGTCCACGGCGTGGTGCAACGCTTCCCCTCCCCGCGCGAGGCGCTCGCCGCCGGGATCGCCATCATCCCGCAGGAGTTGCAGCTGGTGTCGTCGCTCGACGTGGCGGAGAACATCTCGCTGGGACGCGAGTCAGGCGACGGTTTCGTCGATCGCATCAGCGCGCGGACGATCGCCCGCCGTCACCTCGACGCCGTCGGCGCCCCCCACATCGCGGCTGACACGCTCGTGCGCGACCTGTCGCCCGGCGACCGGCAACTCGTGGCCATTGCCCGTGCCCTCGCGTGGGAAGCACGCTGCCTGATCATGGACGAGCCCACCGCCTCGCTCGGCGCCGGCGAGGAAGCGCGCCTGGAGCAGGTCGTCCGCACCCTGGTTGCCGGCGGGACCGGGGTGGTGTATGTCTCGCACAAGCTCGACGAGGTGTTGCGGCTGGCGGATCGCGTCACGGTCATGCGCGACGGGCAGCGGGTCGTCACCCGCGAGGCGCGGGGACTCTCCGCGCACGATCTCGTGCGACTCATGGTGGGGCGCGACCTTCCGCCGAGTGACCTCCCACGCGTTCCGGCGACGGCGCGGGAGGTACTGCGCATCGAGGGACTGTCGGTCGAACGGGCGGCCGCGGGCGGTGAAGGGAGCGGCGGCGCGCGACTCCAGGACGTCTCCCTGCGCCTGCGCGCCGGCGAGGTCGTGGGGCTCGCCGGCCTCGTGGGCGCCGGCCGCACCGATCTCCTGCTGTCGCTCGTTGGGGCACACGGAGGCGAGGTACGCGGGCGGCTGTGGCTCGACGGGCGCGAGTACGCACCGCGCACCCCCACGCACGCCCGCGACGAAGGACTCGTCCTGCTCCCCGAGGAGCGGAAGAGCGCGGGGATATTTCCGCAGCTCCGCGTCGACCACAACATCACCATGTCGTCGCTCGAACGCGTGAGTCGCTGGGGCTGGATCGATCGCGCGCACGAGACCGGGGAAGCCGCAGGGCTGATGAAGCGCACGGGCGTGCGCGCCGCGTCGGCGTCCGTCGCCATCAGCACGCTGAGCGGCGGCAACCAGCAAAAGGCGCTGCTCGCGCGTTGCCTCTTTTCGTCGCCCAAGGTCCTCCTGCTCGACGAACCGACGCGTGGCATCGACCTCGCGGCGCGCAGCGATGTGTACCGCGAGCTGCACGCGCTCGCCGCCGAGGGGTTCGGCGTGCTGCTGGCCTCGTCGGACATGTCCGAGGTGCTCACGCAGTGCCATCGCATCCTCGTCTTTCGCGCCGGGCGCATCGTCGCCGAGTTCGATCGAGAGCACGCAACCGAGGAGCTGGTGCTCGCTGCGGCGGCGGGTGCGGGCTCCCCTGGCGAACACGCATCGGACGCCACCATCGCAGCGAAGGGCGCCTCGCCGCCAACTGCGAACGACACGTACTCGTCAGGCGGCAGCGGACCGCCACCCGCAATGTCGGCGAGGGCGTCGCAACTGCTCGCCCGGTATCGCGGCGCGCTGGGGCTCATCGCCGTCCTCATCCTGTCGATCGTCTTTTCTCCCACCCGAGGCGGGCGACCGGTCTTCCTCGACATCGGCAACCTCACCGACATCCTGCGGCAGGTGGCCGAGAAGGGGATTCTCGCCGTGGGGATGACGGCGGTCGTCATCGCCGGTGGCATCGACCTTTCGGTCGGGTCGATCCTGGCGTTCGGGGCGACGCTCAGCGCCTGGCTGCTGATGAAGCAGGGCCTCGGGCTGCTGCCGACCGCCATCATCGTGCTCGGCGCCGGCGCGTTGTGGGGGTGGGTGAACGGCATCGTCGTGGCACGCTGGAAGCTCCCCGCGTTCATCGCCACGCTCGCCACGATGAGCGCCGCTCGCGGTGCGGCGCGCTATCTCAGCGGCGGGACTGCGATTCCCCTTGGCTTTGGCGACGGAGGGGCGCCGGAGTCGGTGCGCGCGCTCGCGGCGCCGTTGCTCCCGTATGTCCCTGCCCCGGCGCTCGTCTTCGGGATCGCCGTCGTGCTCCTGCACCTGTTTCTCGCGCGCACGCGCGGCGGGCGATACCTCTACGCCATCGGCGACAACGTGGCGGCGGCGCGGCTCTCCGGCGTGCGGGTGTCGTGGCACACCACGTCGGTGTACGTCATCTCCGGGCTCCTGGCCGGGATGGCCGGGCTGGTGCACTGCGCGCAGCTCGAGCAGGGGAACCCTAACGACGGCGTCGCCTATGAACTCGACGCGATCGCCGCCGTCGTGATCGGTGGCACGTCGCTGAGCGGCGGGACGGGCAGTGTGGCCGGCACCCTCATCGGGATCCTGACGATCGGGGTCATCAACAACAGCATGGGGCTCAACAACGTCGATGCGAACCTCCAGCTCATCCTCAAGGGCGTCATCATCCTCGCGGCGGTCTGGCTACAGCGGCGCCGTGCGACGTAG
- a CDS encoding fucose isomerase, giving the protein MTDRDIILVASGDSRLSANQVCWPAQAELEATVTATFAALGQRVVRGHPIDAAKGHGFIDGQAHGIEVFRSIDPAAPLVVAEAVWQYSSHVLAGLTRHRGPILTLANWSGQWPGLVGLLNLNGSLTKAGIPYSTIWSEDFSDDFARGFIAEWMTHGRAIHNTSHARALRDDTFARAFDEDREVGAEAGARLRDEQAILGVFDEGCMGMYNAIIPDHLMHAMGLFKERLSQSALYAAMQRVPEAVARRHYEWLLARGMRFALGTDEATALTERQVLEGLQMYDAAVRLAHDFGCSAIGIQYQQGLKDTCVASDLAEGLLNNPDRPPVLDSNGSEILAGRAVTHFNEVDECAGVDGLLTDLTWRSLDIDPSNTLHDVRWGAPVRDSGVDEFVWVFEISGAAPASHFIGGYARATGERQPPMYFPKGGSTLKGVSRPGEIVWSRIYVQGDALHMDIGRGGVVRLSEGETQRRWAATTSQWPIMHAILYGVTRDQLMAKHQANHIQVAYAPSAELALRALVRKASMAQAMGMRVNICGDVHDALDHHQPPELHR; this is encoded by the coding sequence CGACTCTCCGCCAACCAGGTGTGCTGGCCTGCGCAGGCCGAACTCGAGGCCACGGTCACCGCCACCTTCGCCGCACTCGGACAACGCGTCGTGCGCGGGCACCCGATAGACGCCGCCAAGGGACACGGCTTCATCGACGGTCAGGCGCACGGCATCGAGGTCTTTCGTTCGATCGATCCCGCCGCGCCGCTCGTGGTGGCCGAGGCGGTGTGGCAGTACAGCAGCCATGTGCTGGCGGGGCTCACTCGGCATCGCGGGCCAATCCTCACCCTCGCCAATTGGAGCGGGCAGTGGCCGGGGCTCGTGGGGCTGCTCAACCTCAACGGTTCACTCACCAAGGCCGGGATCCCCTACTCCACCATCTGGAGCGAGGACTTCTCCGACGACTTCGCCCGCGGCTTCATTGCCGAGTGGATGACGCACGGTCGTGCGATCCACAACACCTCGCACGCACGCGCCCTTCGCGACGACACCTTCGCCCGCGCCTTCGACGAGGATCGTGAGGTGGGGGCCGAGGCCGGCGCCCGCCTTCGCGACGAGCAGGCCATACTCGGCGTCTTCGACGAAGGGTGTATGGGGATGTACAACGCGATCATCCCCGACCACCTCATGCACGCCATGGGGCTGTTCAAGGAACGCCTGAGCCAGAGCGCCCTGTACGCGGCGATGCAGCGCGTCCCCGAGGCCGTCGCCCGCCGGCACTACGAGTGGCTGCTGGCGCGCGGGATGCGCTTTGCGTTAGGCACGGACGAGGCGACGGCCCTTACCGAACGGCAGGTGCTCGAGGGACTGCAAATGTACGATGCCGCCGTGCGGCTGGCCCACGACTTTGGCTGTTCGGCAATCGGCATCCAGTACCAGCAGGGGCTCAAGGACACCTGCGTCGCGTCGGACCTGGCCGAAGGGCTCCTCAACAACCCCGATCGGCCGCCGGTGCTGGACAGCAACGGAAGCGAGATCCTCGCCGGACGCGCGGTCACGCACTTCAATGAAGTGGATGAGTGCGCGGGCGTCGACGGACTCCTCACCGACCTCACCTGGCGGTCGCTCGACATCGATCCGTCCAACACCCTGCACGACGTGCGATGGGGGGCACCGGTGCGTGACAGCGGCGTCGACGAGTTTGTCTGGGTCTTCGAGATCTCCGGGGCGGCGCCAGCGTCGCACTTCATTGGCGGCTATGCGAGGGCGACCGGCGAACGACAGCCCCCGATGTACTTCCCCAAGGGGGGCTCCACGCTCAAGGGAGTCAGCCGACCGGGCGAAATCGTCTGGAGCCGCATCTACGTGCAAGGCGACGCGCTGCACATGGACATCGGGCGCGGCGGCGTGGTCCGCCTCTCCGAAGGGGAAACACAACGGCGCTGGGCGGCGACCACGTCGCAGTGGCCCATCATGCACGCGATCCTCTACGGCGTCACGCGCGACCAGTTGATGGCCAAGCATCAGGCCAACCACATCCAGGTGGCGTACGCGCCGAGCGCCGAACTCGCGCTGCGCGCCCTGGTGCGCAAGGCAAGCATGGCACAGGCGATGGGAATGCGCGTGAACATCTGCGGCGACGTGCACGATGCGCTCGACCACCATCAGCCACCGGAGCTTCACCGCTGA
- a CDS encoding substrate-binding domain-containing protein yields the protein MRRSLALVAAAFLMSACGKEQGTRKLIGFSQANLGEPWRVAMNAEVAEAAKGHPELEFVYADAQQDNAKQVADVENFLRQKIDLLIISPNEAKPLTPIVKRAFESGIPVVVLDREIEGETYTTFIGANNRDIGKAAGEYVATLLGGTGAVVEIKGLPGSTPARDRSEGFREAIAGFPGIRIVHDPVANWLREEAMTQMESALSAHPTIDLVYAHNDPMAMGAYLAAKAKGRDSAMKFIGIDGLPGLDGGRQAVQDGKLAATFVYPTGGREAVDIAVRILKGEQVPHRITLGTERITK from the coding sequence GTGCGACGTAGCCTGGCGCTGGTCGCCGCGGCGTTCCTCATGTCCGCCTGCGGCAAGGAACAGGGAACCCGGAAGCTGATCGGCTTCTCGCAGGCCAACCTCGGCGAACCGTGGCGCGTGGCCATGAACGCCGAGGTGGCCGAGGCGGCCAAGGGGCATCCGGAGCTCGAGTTTGTCTATGCCGATGCGCAGCAGGACAACGCCAAGCAGGTGGCCGACGTCGAGAACTTCCTGCGGCAGAAGATCGACCTCCTGATCATATCACCTAACGAAGCGAAGCCGCTCACGCCCATCGTGAAGCGTGCCTTCGAGAGCGGGATCCCGGTCGTCGTACTCGATCGCGAGATCGAAGGAGAGACCTACACGACGTTCATCGGCGCCAACAATCGCGACATCGGCAAGGCGGCCGGCGAGTACGTCGCGACGCTGCTGGGCGGCACGGGCGCGGTCGTGGAGATCAAGGGGCTTCCCGGTTCCACTCCGGCGCGCGACCGCAGTGAAGGGTTCCGTGAAGCGATTGCCGGCTTTCCCGGCATCAGGATCGTCCACGACCCGGTCGCCAACTGGCTGCGCGAAGAGGCGATGACACAGATGGAGTCGGCGCTGTCGGCGCACCCGACCATCGACCTGGTCTACGCACACAACGACCCGATGGCGATGGGGGCGTATCTTGCCGCCAAGGCGAAGGGGCGCGACTCGGCGATGAAGTTCATCGGCATCGACGGGCTCCCCGGCCTGGACGGCGGTCGTCAGGCGGTGCAGGATGGCAAGCTCGCCGCCACCTTCGTCTATCCCACCGGTGGCCGGGAAGCAGTCGACATCGCCGTGCGCATTCTCAAGGGCGAGCAGGTCCCGCACCGGATCACGCTCGGAACAGAACGGATCACGAAGTAG
- a CDS encoding helix-turn-helix transcriptional regulator, whose product MPPDPRAFLPLKPVDLQLLLALGEQELHGYGLVQAIADRTDGLVSLDPGNLYRVIKRMLADGLVAESTARPVPELGEERRRYYRITPLGGRVAGQEVRRLQALVNLPSVRALAAQYAP is encoded by the coding sequence ATGCCTCCAGATCCGCGCGCCTTTCTCCCCCTCAAGCCCGTCGACCTGCAGCTCCTCCTCGCGCTCGGCGAGCAGGAGCTGCACGGCTATGGTCTGGTGCAGGCCATCGCCGATCGCACCGACGGTCTCGTGTCGCTCGATCCGGGGAACCTGTATCGCGTCATCAAGCGAATGCTCGCCGACGGGCTCGTGGCCGAGTCGACCGCCCGACCGGTGCCGGAGCTTGGCGAGGAACGTCGCCGCTACTATCGCATCACGCCGCTCGGGGGGCGCGTGGCCGGGCAGGAGGTCCGCCGGCTGCAAGCGTTGGTGAACCTGCCGTCGGTGCGCGCGCTTGCGGCGCAGTACGCCCCGTGA